The Mustela nigripes isolate SB6536 chromosome X, MUSNIG.SB6536, whole genome shotgun sequence genomic sequence CTCTGAATATGAATTTAAACTTAGCAAAAGATCTACAGGTAAAGATACAGTGGTGATGGACGATATCACAGAAATAACTAAAAGGAGATAAACAATTAAGGGGGCCCTATCTGACATCACCAATTCCAGcttaagggaaaaatgaaaagtaagaataaaaagcCAGAGATTATGTTTAAAATTGTCATATATAAGTTTCCAAGGCTGAGGCATGCATTTGCCACAAGACCTGGCAAACATCCTGAAAACCTTTTAACCATTCATTTCTGAgatatcaaaaaagagaaattccaaTATAGAAAACACTTGTATATCCCATACATGTtttaagagaagggagaaaattcTCAATAGACACATCAGTTAAACATGGGTTCCTGGGAAGATAACAGAACCAAACAATCTGAAACCACTTTTAAGAGCCAATTCAAATTTCACTTTGTAGGAAAACACAGAGAACTAATCTAGTAAAAGTAGAGAACTAAAATACCTGAGAGTCATATTTTGAATTCGGCTAGTAATGTGTTATTGCTTTAACACACCCCTGCAAAACATGATGTTAGGGTATACACAAAGGAACCCCATATGCAAGACCCAGGAAAGAGTATATAAATCATCCAGTTTTGATAGATGtcttaatatttcaaaaaaaaaaaataaccagtagAAAACCCGGTAGCAGTATGATGTGGTATAAACATAGAAGGGGAGTTAGGAGATCTGAGCTCCTCAGTTCTAGCTGACATTAAACAAGTCTCTAACAActctgggtctctgtttcctcgcctttaaaatgagaatagatGTTCAAGGCCTAAAATACCTTCTGagtcaaaaaattaataataagaataCTGGCCAggtgttctttctttctaagaacGTCTCCCTCTCCATTAAGTCCTCCCCAAGACACTTAGAACAGGAAAGGAAGCATttccacaaaagaaaaagcatcttTACTGTTAAGGTCAAACACAATAGAATGGAGACAGTTTCAAAAGGGACTTGCCATAGTAAGTGATCCTGAAAGCAATGAAAGAGACTAAGTGATCTCTTAAGCGGTCTTATCTATGCTTCTTaagagaaatactaaaaatgacTCCCATGTATTTGGTGACAAGAGTCTATACATTCTATTTGTAAAGACATGTAATAACTAACCATTCTCAATATATGTACACAGAAACTTCTGGTTCATAAGATAACTTAAACACAAAAAAGGCCCACTTTATGACCTTACCGGATtggttttatgaagaaaataatacaaacaaaGTACTGCAACTAATTCCAATAATCTATTTCAAAGTCTGGAAGGCAAAATTAATAGCAAACTAATGACAAATGTATCCCTTTATCATACCAAATTTGCCACTGAGTGCCACATTTAATAGAACATCAATTTCTTCTGGAGCTAATCCATTCTTCCACGCCACATTTTCCACAGTTTTCAAGTGCTTTTCCAAGATTTTATCTTTACTCTGTGAGGTTTTAGCGgaatctggaaaaagaacaatATTAAATAGTGggacctttaaaattttttcagtccTCAACTCCAACAGTTACAACTTAGGATacttaaaagaaatcttttttttttaagtaggctctacacccaccatggaacccaacatgggacttggaactcacaaccctgagatcaagacctgtgctaAGATcgagagccagacacttaaccaactgagtcatccaggtgctcctaaacaAATAGATCTATGTTAAAAATGCCTTCCCCAAAACCTTTCAAAGCCtttaaaattctagaatatttaaCAGCAATATTGGAACAGCACCTTCATTAAGGAAAACTGAACCATGTCCTGGCATGTCTGCTCTAAACTAACTAAAAGTACTGAACTTAGACCATAAGCAGATTCAATACTAGGACTGTAGTTCCCAAACTTCCCTGCAAATTGGAATCACCCAGGGagccttttaaaaatcctgatgctCAGACTGCATTCCATGCCAATAAAATCAGAATGTCTTACAGTGGATGCCAGGcatcagtgttttttaaagattccgaGATAGGGGGTTCCTGggaactcagtgggttaagcgtctgccttccgctcaggtaatgatcccagggtcctggaatggagctctgcattgggctctctgctcagcggggagcctgcttccccccacgtctctctctccctctctctctctctctgcctgcctctctgcctatttgtgatctctgtctgtcaaataaataaataaaatctttaaaaaaaaaaagattccgaGATAATCCCAATGTGCAACAGCTTGGAAACTACCTTGCCAAGAATTTTCTCTGTTGTTGTATCCCCAGTACCCAGAATACTGATATTAggaagcacttaataaatgcctattaaataaagaaaagcatgaaTTGAGCAAAAAtatgctttcctttaaaaatccttaagaaaaagtCTAGGACATTTTTACAGCAATAGAACTTTCATAAGGAAAATTATCTGTCTTACCCTTCTCAAAGTATCTCACTGCTATTTGCAGAGCATCTTCTCCTTGATCATCAGCATGTCCATAATCCTCTGGACTGTCTTGTTCATCATTCAAGCTGTGCTTTGAGTCATCCAGGTCTTTTTCTTCCCCCGCCAGATTAGTCTGATAATTATCACTAACTTGTGAAGTCCTCTTTTGAGCCTGAGGGTCCTTAACTCTCTTTTGAGATGACATTATTGCACACGCTCTATACAGAAACAAGTGTCAAGTTACCATTAAACAAAACCATCCCTTTTAACTCCACAAAGACAGGAAACATATCTGCTTTGTATTCCCAACATTTAGTACACAATACCTAGGATACAAACAATACAGactcacacaaacacaaaaaccctAACAAACATCCAGGCAACAAGAAGGCTAACTTTCACAGAAGTCCTTGACCTAAACAGGAATAGGGAGAAACAACTCTCCAGGGTAATATTCACCAGTTGAacaggacttcttttttttttttttttttagagattttattaatttatttgacagacagagatcacaagtaggcagagaggcaggcagagagagagagagagagagagagagagaagcaggtttcctgcggagcagagagcccgatgcggggctcgatcccaggaccctgagatcatgacccgagccgaaggcagcagcccaaaccactgagccacccaggcgccccttttgtggaaaaaaatcaaGCACAAGCAACATAGCAAGTTCTCTTAAAATGGCTCTACCACAAAATCAAGTCCAAAACTAATCCATCTCATACATTCAATCTTACTTTTTCCACTCACTCCTAtttttctccacccccaccccgattttgtttttaatcttttacacTCTCCACTTCATGAGTGCTGTTAAAACAGCTTAGTTCAAAAATGAAACTGGTGACCAAACTAAGGACTCTCACAACAGAATCATTCCCCATTAATTAAGTCATTTATCCAGTAAATAATTATTGAACATCATCAAAAGCAAAGCACTGTTTTAGTTactagggattaaaaaaaaaaaacagtcaaggtCTCTGATCTCCTGAAACTTACGGGAGTAGGGTGGGAGGAGTGTGAGAGAGGGGAGTGACTCCATCTGATTTAAGACTTTGTAGCTGCAGTGTGGAGAACAGAATGTTGGGAGTCAAGGAGTGAAAAcagatgaatttttattttttaaaaaagattttacttacttatttgacagagtgagagagtgcaagagagggaatacaagcagggggagtgggaaaggaaaaagcaggctcccagctgagcagggagccccatgcagggctcaatcccaggaccctgggatcatgacctgagccaaaggcagatggtaacccactgagccacccaggcgccccgcagtctttttaaaaaatttgtatgggggcgtctgggtgactcagtcgattaagcggcTGCCTGTATTCcgtctcttgctgtctctctctgtcatataaataaataaaatctttaaaaaaaattagttaaaatttaaaagccttCACCATTCCAGAAAAAATATGACTGTAGTCTGAACTAGGCCTAAGATAGCGGTGGACAACGTGAAAAATGACTGATAAGCTTTGGAGATATACTGGGCAAGGCCGTGATAAAAGAACAGGATGTacggaaaaggaaagagaggaaccCAGAAAGACTTACGTTTTGGGTTCAAATgggaaaaactaaggaaatcgTTGGAATGACAGTTCCTCAATCACACCTCCCTAGAACATGAGGCCAGAGCTGGAGAGCGATATGTGTATCTAACCCAATGGGAGGTTCCGAGTTCCAAGTAGTTTCCTGGGGTCCGAAAAAGGAACGGTAGAGCAGCTTCTCACCCCATCCAGCTGAACTGTCCCATCGCCTCCCAGAAACCCAGCCCCTCACAGACCGCCACTGCAGAGAGCGAGAGCAAACTCGGCCAGGACGATCGACCCACTGGACAGTTATCTGAGCTGGGGAAAAAGCCCAATCCCTGCCACATCTTGCAGAAGAGTTGCTCAGAAATCAGGAGAGTCCCTCTGCTCTGAGAGTCCCCACTTCGCGCGgtctttaaaagtaaaagtacCTCACCTAATACACTCCTCAGTCGCAAAGCCTCAGGAATCCGAACGCCGCCTCTCGGATTCAAAAGACCGGGCCCCGCCCTGCGCATGCGCTTCTTCAGAGACCCAGGCTGCCCTAGGCAGAGCGGCGTGCTATGCTGAAGCCTGATTGGTTGGGTTACAACTCAACGGCGCGAGGAGGCGCGCGCGCGCCGACGATGACGCAGATCCAATCCCGAGAATCTCTTGCCCCGCCCGCCCCGGGTAGGGGGACGCACGGTTTGTGGACGGTTGCTGCTGGAGCTAGCTGATTGGCTGGCGTTCCCACGATCCTAATAATGTTCGCATTCGTCATTTTGCGTACTTTGAGGCAATTAGTGTCCTTATTCCTGAGTTTAACAAGAGTAATTACAGTGATAATTTTGCTCAGATTGACCCTCAAGTATCAGAACTTTATAGGAAAATATGAAACTGCAAACTTCGCAATAAGGGCTGCTTATCTCTTGCTGAACAAGAGATTTAGGTTATTGAGTCTATGACTTCTGAAGCCATCGCTTTTCCCAGGCAAAGTTCCGGGGTGGGAGGAAAGGACGGCTGGATATGCCCTCTTTTCACCGAGGGCGGGCATACATATCTTACAGGATTTGCCAAAAACCTGCGTCTTAAACTAGATGTGGCACCTTTCACGTAACCTACCAGGCAACACATACAGATTTCTAACTTTGAGGAATCaatgagtctttaaaaaactGGCTGAAACAGCAACAAGGGTTTAGTTTGAGACCTGAGCCTAGTCCCTACTTTAATCTCTTACTAGGTAGGAATTAAAGAGGAAAGGTAAATTAAATGGCTCTCACTGATTTTTTGAGGCCAAAACATACCCATGAACTGAGCAAAACTGTAGAAGGAAATTGCAATCAGGGAGAAATGAAGAATCAAAGATTAAGTTGTTATATTTGGGAAAGACTACACCAGAAATTACTATttaccacatattatatgatttccaGAGTACTTCAATGAACTTTTGTTTAATCAAGCAAAAGAACTGAATGTTTGAGATTTTATCTAGTACATAAACTGCTCTTATCTAGGAAAACTGAAAATTTCTCAAGAGTCATTTTCCATACTCTTAATGATTTCATAGACTCAACTGTGTATTAGAAGGGATTTTTAAGCCTTCAATCCCCTTGTCTTTTGTAGATGATGAAACTGGGGCTCTGAGTGGTGAAATAACTTGCTTAACATGACACTGGAACATGTGCCAGTTTGTGGATACACATATTGAGAGAGCACTGGTTCGCCTTTGTTTCCTAGACCTGCAATTTTCTCTGAACTCATTCTTCCACCTTCCCTTGGCGTCACCTAGTGAAGCAGAACTCCCTAAACCTGAAAATTGTATTGATCTAATGCTCTGGCTTTCTGTCTTTATATGCTGACATTACCGAAGTGTGGGGGAACTTAAATGAGATTGGAAAGTTGGTAACCTCGTTAGTATACTATGTGATATACAATTCCTTCTCTTTCACTTCCTCATccagaatcaaaaataaaatggcatgaaTTCCTTCATACAAACTTTTCTTCCCAGATTTCATTACCTGTCCAGACAGTTTCCtccaaatttcaaaaatgtttattttgaaagaatgagagaaataagacagaggtaTCAATTAACAAGAACAATGGCACTgaagaaaatacaataatatgtactccccccacacacaatgccccacccctctccccatccctggcACAATAGTAAAACCATCAAAGCACATCAAACAAGGAGAAACAGCAGTACTGAATGAAGAAAGCAAAGTTTCATACTGCTCAATCCAACCAACCCATATCAAATATCCTTCCCCCAACTAGACTCCAGCCACTGTAATGATAAAGAGGTGTAGAGGAGACAACCACAGGAGTAACTGCGATCTCGGTTTACACTAGCAAAGTTCAGTGAAGATTCAATAGGAGTAATGAATCTGTTTGGCAGGGAAACATTGGATACAGCTCCTCTGTCAAGTTTCAGATGATTTAAGAGAGTAACTAGAGTTTGAGATTCACAAATTTCTAATGGAACTAATCCCTGCTCCCTCAACTGTAATGGAGCAGCTGCCAAATCCTGGTTAGTTGCTGAGAATAGTAGGAAGTGAGGCAACTTTTAGCTtaagaaaatccaaaaaagaTGTCTGGTAAAGgtttactgcttcaatttcaaaCTGTGAGCAAAGGCGCTTAGTAGGTTGAGTTGGGGCAAAGGCAAGGTGAAACTTACAATTTTATCACTTGAATTAGATTATGTATTGACTGCATATATCCCTTATTTTAATTAAACTCAATATGGagtatttaaaatttcaacaaCTGTTACAGTGGAGGCTAACCAGTATAACTCAGTGTCTCGAATTGAAGCAACTGTCTCCTAAAGTGGTAAATTAAAGTTTTCAGCTCAATTTCCCTCATCCCACAGGAATACATCACTTGATTAATACCAGAAGTAAGTAGGATTCTCTTTAGAAGAGGTTTATTTTATTCTGCCCTCACTAGAATCAGTTTGTAAAGGGAAGGATACCTGTGCAGGATTAGTTCAAGATCAGAGCCTTATCCTCACACCTGCGTGCACAAGTGTGCACGCATGTatgcgcgcacacgcacacacacacacacagtaaatacATTTTCCCACACATAATCTTATAGTCACATGCTTGCTGGAGTCCATCTCACAAATACACTTCAACAGTTAGCCATATACATGTACATGCAGCAAGATGTGAGTTGCCCCAAAGTGATTAAAGGTGGTGCACATATGTCTATGTGGGGAGGTCATTTTAGGGTATAGGTGTACACAAGCCAATAAGACCATTAACTTGCAGattatatttttccctttccctcaagataaataaatgaaaaaacacacacacacacacactgacatcTTCCTGGGTGTCATGGAGGCAACTGCCTGGAAGGTCCACTTTTTGCACTTCTGCTTTCCTATGACAACTTCATTTTGCCCTGAGGGGCCTTCTCATATAAGGAGGGCTGCTCCTCTGCATTCCCAGCATTCCCCGCTTGCCCCGGCAGTGGCAAGGGCTTCTTCTCAGAAGACCGGTCTTCAGGCTTGCGGGCAATCAGCAGGCGGCAGGTGAGCAGGATTCCAAACACCAGAGCATGGGCGTAGCGTTTGAGAGGATCACCGACTAGCTGATGGAAGAAGAGCACAGCCAACACCAGCAAGAGTAGGAAGAAGTTGGCCACATCTTTGGGACGCCCAGGCACAAGGGTCATGACAATGCCACAGGCCACCTCAAGAGCACCAATGCTTTTGCGGAGGAGAATGGAATTGATCCCCATTTTCTTCAGCAGAGGGAGGGCTCGGACATAGCTCTTGTAAGCACGTTTCTAGAGTGAAATACCACAAGGAATGCCACATTAACGTTGATTTTAACATTAGAATGGAGAACATACAAGAAAGGGCTTCCTTCTGTCCCCACCTGATTCCCCGTCCCCCATTTTTTACTGTAACTCCTAAATAAAAGCCTTGtaatgaagataagaaaaaaacaagcgATTTTCTGAGATCCCTATGATTTAAACCTTGGTAAcaacagagcacctgggtggctcagttagttgagtttCCAAcactttatttcagctcaggtcatgatctcagggccatgggactaggctctgccctcagcatagagtctgcatgtccctttccctctgctcctccccccactcgcactctatctaaaataaatttttaaaataaataaataaataaaacttagtaACAACACCAAAGAGAATTTGGCTTtatagttaaaaattattttctgattataaatcaTAAACAACACTAAAAGcatttataagaaaatttattGGGCCCATAAAATCTGTTACAGATTAGCCACATTCACATTTTCTAGTGCCTGCCTCGTTCAAACCCAGATGcatatga encodes the following:
- the TMEM35A gene encoding novel acetylcholine receptor chaperone, with translation MASPRTVTVVALSVALGLFFVFMGTIKLTPRLSKDAYTEMKRAYKSYVRALPLLKKMGINSILLRKSIGALEVACGIVMTLVPGRPKDVANFFLLLLVLAVLFFHQLVGDPLKRYAHALVFGILLTCRLLIARKPEDRSSEKKPLPLPGQAGNAGNAEEQPSLYEKAPQGKMKLS